Proteins encoded within one genomic window of Solibaculum mannosilyticum:
- a CDS encoding cyclic-di-AMP receptor: MKLVLAVVNNDDSAILSSALTKEGFSTTKLATTGGFLRAGNTTFLIGVEDDKVDAVIDIISKYSRQRTQTMPDPSVYGMGMYTNYPVEIKIGGATVFVVDVEKFVKL, encoded by the coding sequence ATGAAACTCGTACTTGCAGTGGTCAACAATGACGACAGCGCTATATTATCCTCGGCGCTCACCAAGGAGGGCTTTTCCACCACAAAATTAGCTACCACCGGCGGTTTCCTCCGTGCGGGCAATACCACGTTCCTCATCGGCGTGGAGGACGATAAGGTGGATGCGGTCATCGACATCATCTCCAAATACAGCCGCCAGAGAACACAGACGATGCCGGATCCCTCGGTCTACGGCATGGGAATGTACACCAACTATCCTGTGGAGATCAAGATCGGCGGCGCCACAGTATTTGTTGTGGACGTGGAGAAATTTGTAAAACTATAA